From the genome of Miscanthus floridulus cultivar M001 chromosome 10, ASM1932011v1, whole genome shotgun sequence, one region includes:
- the LOC136486890 gene encoding uncharacterized protein isoform X2 — translation MQADEDVGKIAQAVPVLVSRALELFLQDLIDRTYEITLQSGAKTLNSFHLKQCVKRYSSFDFLTEVVNKVPDLGGADSCGDERGLPRRRKSNGSDPENDESRSSKIAIRNANISPRGRGRVRGRGRGRPPTKRKEVGYVQFEDESSMFAEQGEPLPGEETVQEINNGNEIMPQSTQPPVEAPPTAPAQATSSKVEEANTDHQSDWPMPDAIGNIGMGPSGFGHLTVQVDEDEDYDNED, via the exons ATGCAAGCAGATGAGGATGTTGGAAAGATTGCACAAGCGGTGCCTGTTTTAGTCT CGAGGGCTCTTGAATTATTTTTACAAGATTTAATTGACCGGACTTATGAAATTACTCTTCAAAGTGGAGCAAAGACACTGAATTCCTTCCACCT GAAGCAATGTGTGAAGAGGTACAGTTCTTTTGATTTCCTAACTGAAGTTGTCAACAAGGTACCAGATCTTGGTGGCGCTGATTCCTGTGGAGATGAAAGAGGATTGCCTAGAAGAAG AAAGTCAAATGGCAGTGACCCAGAGAATGATGAATCAAGATCCAGTAAAATA GCCATAAGAAATGCAAACATCAGCCCCAGAGGACGTGGGAGGGTCCGAGGCAGAGGGCGAGGTCGGCCACCAACCAAGAGAAAGGAAGTTGGTTATGTACAATTTGAAGATGAGAGCAGCATGTTTGCTGAACAAGGTGAGCCCTTACCAGGAGAGGAAACAGTTCAAGAGATCAACAATGGCAACGAGATCATGCCTCAAAGCACGCAACCTCCAGTAGAGGCTCCGCCAACAGCCCCTGCTCAAGCTACAAGTTCTAAGGTGGAAGAAGCAAACACCGATCATCAGTCAGATTGGCCTATGCCAGATGCCATTGGAAACATCGGTATGGGGCCATCTGGTTTTGGACATCTGACAGTGCAGGTTGATGAAGACGAGGACTACGACAATGAGGATTAG
- the LOC136486890 gene encoding uncharacterized protein isoform X1 — translation MRKKLGTRFPAARIKKIMQADEDVGKIAQAVPVLVSRALELFLQDLIDRTYEITLQSGAKTLNSFHLKQCVKRYSSFDFLTEVVNKVPDLGGADSCGDERGLPRRRKSNGSDPENDESRSSKIAIRNANISPRGRGRVRGRGRGRPPTKRKEVGYVQFEDESSMFAEQGEPLPGEETVQEINNGNEIMPQSTQPPVEAPPTAPAQATSSKVEEANTDHQSDWPMPDAIGNIGMGPSGFGHLTVQVDEDEDYDNED, via the exons ATGAGGAAGAAGCTCGGCACCCGGTTCCCCGCG GCTCGAATCAAAAAGATAATGCAAGCAGATGAGGATGTTGGAAAGATTGCACAAGCGGTGCCTGTTTTAGTCT CGAGGGCTCTTGAATTATTTTTACAAGATTTAATTGACCGGACTTATGAAATTACTCTTCAAAGTGGAGCAAAGACACTGAATTCCTTCCACCT GAAGCAATGTGTGAAGAGGTACAGTTCTTTTGATTTCCTAACTGAAGTTGTCAACAAGGTACCAGATCTTGGTGGCGCTGATTCCTGTGGAGATGAAAGAGGATTGCCTAGAAGAAG AAAGTCAAATGGCAGTGACCCAGAGAATGATGAATCAAGATCCAGTAAAATA GCCATAAGAAATGCAAACATCAGCCCCAGAGGACGTGGGAGGGTCCGAGGCAGAGGGCGAGGTCGGCCACCAACCAAGAGAAAGGAAGTTGGTTATGTACAATTTGAAGATGAGAGCAGCATGTTTGCTGAACAAGGTGAGCCCTTACCAGGAGAGGAAACAGTTCAAGAGATCAACAATGGCAACGAGATCATGCCTCAAAGCACGCAACCTCCAGTAGAGGCTCCGCCAACAGCCCCTGCTCAAGCTACAAGTTCTAAGGTGGAAGAAGCAAACACCGATCATCAGTCAGATTGGCCTATGCCAGATGCCATTGGAAACATCGGTATGGGGCCATCTGGTTTTGGACATCTGACAGTGCAGGTTGATGAAGACGAGGACTACGACAATGAGGATTAG
- the LOC136485165 gene encoding glutamyl-tRNA(Gln) amidotransferase subunit B, chloroplastic/mitochondrial has protein sequence MALTLLRGIRTPVSSSSNPGLFFTVLRPRLCRFTARAESAQATEPKAAPSRSIQLATKEAAEQKTQGFEAVIGIETHVQLSTVTKAFCSCPYNYGAQPNSTVCPTCMGHPGTLPVLNEKVVECAVKLGLALNCEISMTSKFDRKQYFYPDLPKGYQISQFDIPIAKKGYVDLDLPVEFGGGHRKFGITRVHMEEDAGKLLHSESSSYSQVDLNRAGVPLLEIVSEPDMRTGIEAAEYGAELQRIVRYLGVSNGNMQEGSLRCDVNVSVRPVGQSEFGTKVEIKNMNSFSAINRAIDYEISRQILLHKEGQADQIVQETRLWDESSQKTFTMRKKEGLADYRYFPEPDLPEVVLTSDYINEISKSMPELPEAKRRRYENMGLSMQDVLFLANDDTIGHFFDSTLEHGADAKLAANWIMGDIAAYLKDEKVSIDEIKLTPLELSELIASIKNGTISGKIGKEILAELIAKGGTVKGVIEDKDLVQIADPAAIEAMVDKVIADNPKQLEQYRAGKTKLQGFFAGQVMKASKGKANPVLLNKILGEKLNAN, from the exons ATGGCTCTAACCCTCCTCCGAGGGATAAGGACGCCAGTCTCGTCCAGCTCAAACCCCGGCCTCTTCTTCACTGTTCTACGGCCTCGGTTGTGCCGCTTCACGGCTAGGGCGGAGAGTGCGCAGGCCACCGAGCCCAAAGCGGCGCCCAGTAGGTCAATTCAGCTGGCGACCAAGGAGGCGGCTGAGCAGAAGACACAGGGCTTCGAAGCCGTCATCGGGATTGAGACCCATGTCCAGCTCTCGACCGTCACCAAGGCGTTCTGCTCCTGCCCGTACAACTACGGTGCCCAGCCCAACAGCACCGTCTGCCCCACCTGCATGGGCCACCCGGGGACGCTGCCGGTTCTCAATGAGAAGGTGGTGGAGTGCGCCGTGAAGCTGGGTCTCGCCCTCAACTGCGAGATCTCGATGACGTCCAAGTTTGATCGCAAGCAGTATTTCTACCCGGACCTCCCCAAGGGGTACCAGATTTCGCAGTTTGACATCCCCATTGCCAAGAAGGGTTATGTCGATTTGGACCTTCCGGTGGAGTTTGGTGGTGGGCATAGGAAGTTTGGGATCACAAGGGTTCACATGGAAGAAGATGCAGGCAAGCTGCTTCATTCTGAATCCAGCAGTTACTCTCAG GTTGACCTAAACAGGGCTGGTGTACCTTTGCTTGAAATTGTCTCAGAGCCAGACATGAGAACAGGGATAGAGGCTGCTGAGTATGGTGCTGAGCTGCAAAGGATCGTTAGGTACCTGGGAGTGAGTAATGGTAACATGCAAGAAGGTTCCCTTCGTTGTGATGTGAATGTTTCTGTTCGACCAGTTGGGCAATCAGAATTTGGTACAAAG GTGGAAATAAAGAATATGAACTCATTTTCTGCGATAAATAGGGCAATCGATTATGAGATCTCCCGGCAGATTCTGCTCCATAAAGAAGGCCAGGCTGATCAAATTGTACAAGAAACCCGTCTGTGGGATGAATCTTCTCAG AAAACTTTTACAATGCGAAAAAAGGAGGGACTTGCTGACTACAGATATTTTCCAGAACCTGATCTTCCTGAAGTAGTTCTCACTAGTGACTATATTAATGAAATCAGCAAGTCAATGCCAGAGCTTCCAGAAGCAAAGCGTAGGCGTTATGAGAATATGGGACTCAGTATGCAAGATGTTCTGTTCCTTGCTAATGATGATACT ATTGGTCATTTCTTTGATTCTACTCTTGAGCATGGTGCTGACGCAAAGCTGGCTGCCAACTGGATCATGGGTGACATTGCTGCTTATCTCAAAGATGAAAAAGTCTCCATTGATGAAATTAAATTAACACCTCTAGAGCTTTCCGAACTGATAGCATCCATTAAGAATGGAACTATAAGTGGGAAGATCGGCAAGGAG ATACTGGCCGAGCTCATTGCCAAAGGTGGAACAGTTAAGGGTGTGATAGAAGACAAAGATTTGGTTCAG ATAGCAGATCCAGCAGCAATTGAGGCAATGGTAGATAAAGTAATCGCTGATAATCCAAAGCAACTTGAGCAGTACCGTGCTGGAAAAACTAAGCTACAAGGATTTTTTGCTGGCCAG GTGATGAAAGCATCGAAGGGCAAGGCCAACCCAGTTCTGTTGAATAAAATCCTTGGAGAGAAACTGAATGCCAATTAG